A DNA window from Phyllostomus discolor isolate MPI-MPIP mPhyDis1 chromosome X, mPhyDis1.pri.v3, whole genome shotgun sequence contains the following coding sequences:
- the ZC4H2 gene encoding zinc finger C4H2 domain-containing protein isoform X1: MADEQEIMCKLESIKEIRNKTLQMEKIKARLKAEFEALESEERHLKEYKQEMDLLLQEKMAHVEELRLIHADINVMENTIKQSENDLNKLLESTRRLHDEYKPLKEHVDALRMTLGLQRLPDLCEEEEKLSLDYFEKQKAEWQTEPQEPPIPESLAAAAAAAQQLQVARKQDTRQTATFRQQPPPMKACLSCHQQIHRNAPICPLCKAKSRSRNPKKPKRKQDE; the protein is encoded by the exons GAATAAGACCCTGCAGATGGAGAAGATCAAGGCCCGTTTGAAGGCTGAGTTTGAGGCCCTTGAATCAGAGGAGAGACACCTGAAGGAATACAAGCAGGAGATGGACCTCCTGCTACAAGAGAAGATGGCCCATGTGGAGGAGCTCCGACTGATCCATGCTGACATCAATGTG ATGGAAAATACCATCAAACAGTCTGAGAATGACTTAAACAAGCTGCTAGAGTCTACCCGCCGTCTACACGATGAGTATAAGCCACTGAAGGAACATGTGGACGCCCTGCGCATGACTCTGGGCCTCCAGAGGCTCCCTGACCTAtgtgaagaggaggagaagcTCTCCTTGGA TTACTTTGAGAAGCAGAAAGCAGAGTGGCAGACGGAGCCCCAGGAGCCCCCCATCCCAGAATCCCTGGCCGCTGCAGCCGCTGCCGCACAACAACTTCAAGTGGCTAGGAAACAGGACACCCGGCAGACAGCCACCTTCAGGCAGCAGCCCCCACCTATGAAG GCCTGCTTGTCATGTCATCAACAAATTCACCGGAATGCACCCATATGCCCTCTGTGCAAAGCCAAGAGTCGGTCCCGGAACCCCAAAAAGCCAAAACGGAAGCAGGACGaatga
- the ZC4H2 gene encoding zinc finger C4H2 domain-containing protein isoform X2 has product MADEQEIMCKLESIKEIRNKTLQMEKIKARLKAEFEALESEERHLKEYKQEMDLLLQEKMAHVEELRLIHADINVMENTIKQSENDLNKLLESTRRLHDEYKPLKEHVDALRMTLGLQRLPDLCEEEEKLSLEPACHVINKFTGMHPYALCAKPRVGPGTPKSQNGSRTNEERENKESSTAHHPSPQPVNDVLM; this is encoded by the exons GAATAAGACCCTGCAGATGGAGAAGATCAAGGCCCGTTTGAAGGCTGAGTTTGAGGCCCTTGAATCAGAGGAGAGACACCTGAAGGAATACAAGCAGGAGATGGACCTCCTGCTACAAGAGAAGATGGCCCATGTGGAGGAGCTCCGACTGATCCATGCTGACATCAATGTG ATGGAAAATACCATCAAACAGTCTGAGAATGACTTAAACAAGCTGCTAGAGTCTACCCGCCGTCTACACGATGAGTATAAGCCACTGAAGGAACATGTGGACGCCCTGCGCATGACTCTGGGCCTCCAGAGGCTCCCTGACCTAtgtgaagaggaggagaagcTCTCCTTGGA GCCTGCTTGTCATGTCATCAACAAATTCACCGGAATGCACCCATATGCCCTCTGTGCAAAGCCAAGAGTCGGTCCCGGAACCCCAAAAAGCCAAAACGGAAGCAGGACGaatgaagagagggagaacaaAGAGAGCTCTACTGCTCATCACCCCTCCCCTCAGCCAGTGAACGATGTCCTGATGTGA